The proteins below are encoded in one region of Candidatus Spechtbacteria bacterium:
- the secE gene encoding preprotein translocase subunit SecE produces the protein MLNRVQRTILSLVYFIKEVRTEMKRMNWLERSDIVRYTAVVFGLSFFVAVYLGALDYVFTWILKTFIL, from the coding sequence ATGCTTAATCGTGTACAAAGAACCATATTATCTCTAGTTTACTTCATTAAGGAGGTGCGGACGGAGATGAAAAGAATGAACTGGCTTGAACGCTCTGACATCGTGCGCTACACGGCTGTTGTGTTTGGTCTGTCATTTTTTGTCGCAGTTTATCTCGGTGCGCTAGATTACGTTTTTACTTGGATTTTAAAAACATTCATTCTATAG
- the nusG gene encoding transcription termination/antitermination protein NusG, producing MAKQQLEQGRNWYVLHTYSGYEDAVAQNLRQRIESMSMEDKIFNVLVPKEKKIRIKNGKRQTLEEKIYPGYVLVEMTVTDDSWYVVRNTPRVTGFVGSGTTPIPVEKAEIDELMRRMGVEEPKYKIDIQIGEAVKITDGPFRDFDGKVSAVDEDKGKVQVLVSMFGRETPVELDYLQVRKI from the coding sequence ATGGCTAAACAACAACTTGAACAAGGGCGTAATTGGTACGTTCTTCATACATATTCAGGATACGAAGACGCTGTGGCGCAAAATTTGCGACAGCGTATTGAGTCTATGAGCATGGAGGACAAAATTTTCAATGTGCTCGTTCCTAAAGAAAAAAAGATTCGTATAAAAAACGGCAAACGCCAGACTTTGGAAGAAAAGATTTATCCTGGTTATGTGCTCGTGGAAATGACGGTTACCGACGACTCTTGGTACGTGGTGCGAAATACACCCCGTGTTACGGGGTTTGTCGGTTCTGGCACAACGCCTATCCCCGTGGAAAAAGCAGAGATTGACGAGCTTATGCGCCGCATGGGCGTGGAAGAGCCGAAGTATAAGATTGACATACAGATAGGAGAAGCGGTAAAAATTACCGACGGACCGTTTCGTGATTTTGACGGCAAGGTTTCTGCGGTTGATGAGGATAAGGGAAAGGTGCAGGTGCTGGTATCAATGTTCGGAAGAGAGACCCCTGTGGAGTTGGATTATCTGCAGGTGAGGAAAATATAG
- a CDS encoding IS1 family transposase — MKNCPKCNSENIKKTGPFAREIDGEQTQTLSAQMVNYLCNSCNNEWQVKFSEEE; from the coding sequence ATGAAAAATTGTCCAAAATGTAATTCAGAAAATATAAAGAAAACCGGTCCATTCGCTCGAGAAATTGATGGGGAACAAACGCAGACATTATCAGCCCAAATGGTAAATTATCTTTGCAATAGTTGTAATAACGAGTGGCAGGTGAAATTTAGCGAAGAAGAATAG
- the rplK gene encoding 50S ribosomal protein L11, which produces MAKKLLTVVKIQIPAGKANPAPPVGTALGPHGLNIQDFCAKFNAATQDKLGNIIPVEVSVYADRTFDFKLKTPPASDLLRKAARIEKGSGDTPRTKAGNVTKAQIRQIAEQKLTDLNANNVDAAAKIIEGTARSMGIIVE; this is translated from the coding sequence ATGGCAAAGAAATTACTTACTGTCGTAAAAATACAAATTCCCGCGGGGAAGGCAAATCCCGCGCCTCCAGTGGGAACCGCGCTTGGTCCTCACGGGCTTAATATTCAGGATTTTTGCGCTAAGTTTAACGCGGCAACGCAGGACAAACTCGGCAACATTATTCCCGTGGAAGTCTCGGTGTACGCCGACCGCACGTTTGATTTTAAGCTAAAGACTCCTCCAGCGTCTGATTTGCTGCGCAAGGCGGCGCGCATAGAAAAGGGATCTGGCGATACGCCTCGCACCAAAGCGGGGAATGTAACTAAAGCCCAGATTCGCCAGATAGCTGAACAGAAATTGACTGATTTAAATGCCAACAACGTAGATGCCGCGGCTAAGATTATCGAAGGCACGGCGCGTAGCATGGGGATAATCGTAGAATAA
- the gatB gene encoding Asp-tRNA(Asn)/Glu-tRNA(Gln) amidotransferase subunit GatB, which produces MKYIPTIGLEIHAELKTQTKMFCDSANDPAEQHPNVNICPVCMGHPGTLPVINKQAVEFMIRVGYALHCTVADIAKFDRKNYFYPDLPKGYQISQYDMPFCQEGYIDLANGKRIRVQRVHLEEDTGRLQHTSDGKHSLVDFNRAGVPLMELVTHPDIHNAEEAREFAEELQLILRYLGASDAEMERGQMRVEVNLSLAPEGAEKLGTKVEVKNLNSFRTVERAVAYEIERQTQVLDSGEKVVQETRGFDDAKQITFSQREKEEAHDYRYFPEPDLPLVYVAKEYGLDKDLLESSIPELPQAKRKRLKEQYKLDDSIADIFIRDKMFAEYFENVISEVDAWEESNGHDNEPQEVRTHLYSLATNYLVNDLRALMQQDANVITDIKITPEDFAEFISLLHQNVVSSRGAKDVLQKMYEIGDNPTDIVKQSGLAQMSNANELEEIVAKVIEANEGPVADYKKGKETALQFLVGQIMRETKGKANPQLVAEILKEKLV; this is translated from the coding sequence ATGAAATATATTCCAACGATTGGTTTAGAAATACATGCCGAATTAAAGACGCAGACCAAAATGTTTTGCGATTCTGCAAATGACCCTGCGGAGCAACATCCCAATGTAAATATCTGTCCTGTGTGCATGGGGCATCCCGGCACTCTTCCCGTAATAAACAAGCAGGCAGTTGAGTTTATGATACGTGTTGGATATGCCCTGCACTGCACTGTTGCAGATATTGCAAAGTTTGATCGCAAAAACTATTTCTACCCCGACCTTCCAAAAGGTTACCAAATTTCGCAATACGATATGCCTTTTTGCCAAGAAGGATATATTGATTTAGCTAATGGCAAGAGAATACGAGTGCAACGCGTGCATCTGGAAGAAGATACTGGCCGTCTTCAACACACATCCGATGGCAAGCATTCGCTGGTTGATTTTAATCGCGCTGGCGTGCCTTTGATGGAGCTTGTTACTCATCCCGATATTCATAACGCCGAAGAGGCGCGCGAATTTGCCGAGGAGCTACAGCTTATTTTGCGCTACCTCGGCGCTTCCGACGCGGAGATGGAGCGTGGGCAGATGCGCGTGGAAGTAAACCTTTCGTTGGCGCCAGAAGGCGCGGAAAAACTCGGCACAAAAGTGGAAGTAAAGAATCTTAATTCATTTCGCACTGTTGAGCGCGCGGTGGCTTACGAAATTGAACGCCAAACTCAAGTTTTAGATAGCGGCGAAAAGGTTGTGCAAGAGACTCGCGGCTTTGATGATGCCAAGCAAATTACTTTTTCACAGCGCGAAAAGGAAGAAGCGCATGATTATAGATATTTTCCGGAGCCGGATTTGCCGCTTGTTTATGTCGCCAAAGAGTATGGCCTGGATAAGGATTTGCTGGAATCATCAATACCAGAATTACCGCAAGCAAAACGCAAGCGATTAAAAGAACAATATAAATTAGACGATTCAATAGCAGATATTTTCATTCGCGATAAAATGTTTGCCGAGTATTTTGAGAATGTAATAAGCGAGGTAGATGCGTGGGAGGAATCCAACGGGCATGATAACGAACCGCAGGAAGTGAGAACGCATTTATATAGCTTGGCGACAAATTATTTGGTGAATGACTTGCGCGCTTTAATGCAACAAGACGCAAATGTAATTACGGATATAAAAATTACGCCAGAGGATTTTGCAGAATTCATTTCCTTGCTTCATCAGAATGTTGTTTCAAGCCGCGGCGCCAAAGATGTGCTGCAAAAAATGTACGAGATAGGCGATAACCCCACGGATATCGTGAAGCAATCAGGCCTCGCGCAAATGAGCAATGCAAATGAGCTTGAGGAGATAGTGGCGAAGGTGATTGAGGCAAACGAAGGCCCAGTGGCGGATTACAAAAAAGGCAAGGAAACCGCCCTGCAATTTCTAGTCGGTCAGATTATGAGAGAGACAAAAGGCAAGGCAAATCCACAGCTTGTGGCGGAGATTTTGAAAGAGAAGTTGGTTTAA
- the dut gene encoding dUTP diphosphatase — MNNNFSNSERPTWEEFWFALALMYSSRGTCDRLRTACLIVDENNRLIAAGYNGSLSGEDHCDEVGHFMVDGHCLRTLHAEENAILHGTQDWNGSTAYILDGPCVPCAKKIISKGVKKLLYTRDFTNLHGKTQGQEFIETMATHKGVEFRKADISFENLLNKILARISGTGGRLQEDALKIVSAATREQIEYADTIQKKVSPTMRVERLSPHAKVPNRAYPDDAGLDLFSCENLVLMPGAQATIGTGLKFAIPKGYAGFVWDKSGLASRYRLKTLGGVLDANYRGELKVILSNMGDAPYYIRIGEKIAQLVIKPIAQLNVEEAPIEEITDRGVGGFGSTGLA; from the coding sequence ATGAATAATAATTTTTCAAATTCAGAGCGTCCAACGTGGGAAGAGTTTTGGTTTGCGCTCGCGTTAATGTACTCTTCGCGCGGCACTTGTGACAGGCTTCGTACGGCGTGTTTAATTGTAGACGAGAATAATCGGCTTATCGCGGCCGGATACAATGGCTCTTTGTCCGGTGAAGACCATTGTGATGAGGTTGGACATTTTATGGTTGACGGGCATTGCCTGCGCACACTGCACGCGGAAGAAAACGCGATTTTGCACGGCACGCAAGATTGGAATGGAAGCACGGCATACATTCTTGATGGCCCATGCGTGCCTTGCGCAAAAAAAATTATTAGCAAGGGCGTGAAAAAGCTTTTGTATACGCGAGATTTTACAAATTTACATGGCAAAACACAGGGGCAAGAGTTTATTGAAACAATGGCAACGCATAAAGGAGTTGAATTCCGCAAAGCGGATATTAGTTTTGAGAATCTTCTTAATAAAATTTTGGCAAGAATCAGCGGCACCGGCGGGAGATTGCAGGAGGATGCCTTGAAAATTGTAAGCGCTGCTACAAGAGAGCAGATCGAATATGCCGACACTATTCAAAAAAAGGTTAGCCCTACTATGCGCGTGGAGCGCCTTTCCCCGCACGCCAAAGTGCCAAATCGAGCATATCCAGATGACGCCGGGCTAGATTTATTCTCCTGCGAGAATTTGGTTTTGATGCCAGGAGCGCAGGCAACAATTGGTACGGGGCTGAAATTTGCAATTCCGAAAGGGTATGCCGGTTTTGTATGGGATAAAAGTGGGCTTGCTTCGCGCTATCGCTTAAAAACACTTGGTGGTGTCCTTGATGCAAATTACAGAGGCGAGCTGAAAGTAATTCTTTCTAATATGGGCGACGCGCCATATTATATACGCATTGGAGAAAAAATCGCTCAGCTCGTGATAAAGCCGATTGCCCAGCTTAATGTTGAAGAAGCGCCGATTGAAGAAATAACAGACCGCGGAGTTGGAGGATTTGGTAGTACGGGATTAGCGTAG
- a CDS encoding bifunctional 5,10-methylenetetrahydrofolate dehydrogenase/5,10-methenyltetrahydrofolate cyclohydrolase — MSILLDGKKLSEKILDELKETVTQMNMPITLGIVLVGEDPASKAYVEQKKRAGERIGVKVKVFPYPETISARELRAEIARICHLPSMRGVIVQLPLPARPKPLGGEGGPHALKQDRILNAILPKLDVDVLGRTMFGAFALGNSPIMPPTLAGIIRLLDEYKISLDGGKHVVLYGAGRLIGFPTAIEMMKREATISVINKTTKNPERITKEADILITGTPIPAHIGGDMLKDGVVIIDGGYGRTPEGKLTGNVIFDEAEKKASYITPVPGGIGIMTVAMLFYNLIELTKYNTKG, encoded by the coding sequence ATGTCCATTTTACTCGACGGCAAAAAGCTCTCGGAAAAAATTCTGGACGAACTCAAAGAAACTGTTACGCAAATGAATATGCCGATTACACTCGGCATTGTTTTGGTCGGCGAAGATCCGGCGTCAAAAGCATACGTTGAACAAAAAAAACGCGCCGGGGAGCGTATTGGTGTCAAGGTAAAAGTTTTCCCATATCCTGAAACAATATCCGCACGCGAACTGCGCGCTGAAATTGCGCGCATCTGCCACCTGCCATCAATGCGCGGAGTTATTGTACAACTTCCGTTGCCTGCCCGTCCGAAGCCCCTTGGGGGCGAAGGAGGGCCTCACGCATTAAAGCAAGATCGCATCCTCAACGCCATTCTTCCAAAGCTTGATGTTGACGTGCTCGGCAGGACAATGTTTGGCGCATTTGCCCTAGGCAATTCGCCTATTATGCCTCCTACACTTGCCGGCATTATTCGCCTGCTTGATGAATACAAAATCTCGCTTGATGGCGGTAAGCATGTGGTGCTTTACGGTGCCGGCCGGCTGATAGGCTTCCCAACTGCAATTGAAATGATGAAGCGCGAGGCAACGATATCGGTTATAAACAAAACCACAAAAAATCCTGAGCGCATTACCAAGGAAGCAGACATTCTCATAACCGGTACGCCGATCCCCGCGCACATCGGAGGCGACATGTTAAAAGACGGCGTTGTAATTATTGACGGCGGATACGGCCGCACGCCTGAAGGAAAACTTACCGGCAATGTTATTTTTGACGAAGCAGAAAAAAAAGCATCGTACATCACGCCAGTTCCCGGCGGTATCGGCATTATGACCGTCGCGATGCTATTCTACAACCTCATAGAATTAACAAAATATAATACAAAAGGATGA
- the tmk gene encoding dTMP kinase has product MIKNPYPGKFIVFEGLDGSGSTTQSAKLHQYLMSEKKRSHMTKEPTNYLIGGLIRSWLSGDWESSPVCLQLLFTADRAHHLEKEVIPLLEKGIHVISDRYFLSTMAYGALEIPDRKWLTEINKHFPEPDLTVLLKVTPRTCMKRITENRNHFELFEKERELERVWTNYEYFAKSFPRVAIVDGERDIEVIFKEVQRLALKVISSAA; this is encoded by the coding sequence ATGATAAAAAATCCCTATCCAGGAAAATTCATTGTCTTTGAGGGGCTTGATGGCTCTGGCTCAACTACGCAATCCGCCAAGCTTCACCAATATTTGATGAGCGAAAAAAAGCGTTCGCACATGACAAAGGAGCCGACAAACTATCTCATTGGTGGCCTTATTCGCAGCTGGCTTTCAGGCGACTGGGAGAGCAGCCCAGTGTGTTTGCAGCTTTTATTTACCGCAGACCGAGCTCATCATTTGGAAAAAGAGGTGATACCTCTGCTCGAAAAAGGCATTCATGTAATTTCTGACCGCTATTTTCTTTCCACGATGGCATACGGCGCGTTGGAAATACCAGACAGGAAATGGCTGACGGAGATTAATAAGCATTTTCCCGAGCCGGATTTGACGGTTTTGTTGAAGGTGACTCCGCGGACGTGCATGAAGCGAATTACGGAAAACCGCAATCACTTTGAGCTTTTTGAAAAAGAACGCGAGCTTGAGCGCGTATGGACGAATTATGAATATTTTGCAAAAAGTTTTCCGCGCGTGGCGATAGTTGACGGCGAGAGGGACATAGAGGTTATATTTAAGGAAGTGCAGCGATTAGCACTAAAAGTAATTTCTAGTGCCGCTTAA
- the gyrB gene encoding DNA topoisomerase (ATP-hydrolyzing) subunit B translates to MAKEKTSKNTSNYTAKDIYVLEGLEPVRKRPGMYIGSTGIDGLHHLLWEVVDNSLDEAMAGYATDIAVTLMDDGRLNVTDNGRGIPVEKHAQTKKSALETVMTTLHAGGKFGGESYKIAGGLHGVGVSVVNALSVFLRVEVCRDGGLYAQEYKYGKAKETVKRIGKCPPGVVSGTSVTFEPDRAIFKEGDYEWKRILEHLRQQAYLTRGVRIRISDERKTVRFGGIEGEETGIKENITQSYQFYFEGGIASFVEYLNRGEAPKHDHIFYVQKEKDNVMVEVAMQYTDDIEATEVGFANNIHTPEGGMHVTGFRTALTRTLNDYSHKNNLAKDDVLTGDDVREGMTAIISVKLREPQFEGQTKAKLGNTEARTAVDAVVSEALAYFLEENPSDARAILEKCFLAAKARKAAKAARELVIRKGALEGLTLPGKLADCSSKDPSLSELYIVEGDSAGGSAKMGRDRRFQAILPLRGKILNVERARVDKILASEQIKNLVIAMSAAIGDELNLEKLRYHRIIIMTDADVDGAHIRTLLLTLFFRYYPQIIERGYLYIAQPPLFKIQLGKNVRYAYTDEQREIATAEMIKQKEDLRQAQGKKGKGKTLRQAQGREAEEVEEEPAPEAEEGALRQAQGEQEELQAGEQKISGVSIQRYKGLGEMNPEQLWETTMNPANRNMFQVSSEDAKESDRIFDILMGAEVAPRKRFIQTHAKKVQNLDI, encoded by the coding sequence ATGGCTAAAGAAAAAACTTCAAAAAATACGTCAAATTATACCGCCAAAGACATTTATGTTCTGGAGGGTCTTGAGCCCGTGCGAAAGCGCCCGGGCATGTACATCGGCTCAACCGGCATAGACGGTTTGCACCATCTTTTGTGGGAGGTGGTAGACAACTCGCTTGATGAAGCGATGGCGGGATATGCCACGGATATCGCCGTAACTTTAATGGATGATGGCAGATTGAACGTTACAGACAACGGTCGTGGTATTCCGGTGGAAAAACACGCGCAAACCAAAAAGTCGGCATTGGAAACTGTTATGACAACCCTTCATGCCGGAGGAAAATTCGGCGGGGAAAGTTACAAGATTGCTGGAGGTTTGCATGGCGTGGGCGTATCCGTGGTTAACGCGCTGTCAGTATTTTTGCGCGTGGAAGTATGCCGTGACGGCGGTTTGTACGCGCAAGAATATAAATACGGCAAGGCAAAAGAGACGGTGAAGCGCATCGGCAAATGTCCCCCCGGGGTTGTCTCGGGAACGAGTGTTACGTTTGAGCCAGATCGCGCTATTTTCAAGGAAGGTGATTATGAATGGAAGCGCATTTTGGAGCATCTTCGCCAGCAGGCGTATCTTACACGCGGCGTTCGTATCCGTATTTCAGATGAACGAAAAACAGTTAGGTTTGGGGGAATAGAGGGAGAGGAAACTGGAATAAAAGAAAATATTACACAAAGCTATCAATTCTATTTTGAAGGTGGCATTGCTTCGTTTGTTGAGTATCTAAATCGCGGCGAAGCGCCAAAGCACGACCATATCTTTTACGTGCAAAAAGAAAAAGATAATGTGATGGTGGAAGTAGCAATGCAGTACACGGATGATATTGAAGCAACCGAAGTCGGGTTTGCAAACAATATTCATACACCAGAAGGTGGCATGCACGTTACGGGTTTTCGTACGGCTTTAACTCGTACGTTAAATGATTACTCACATAAAAACAATTTAGCAAAAGACGATGTTTTAACTGGCGATGATGTACGCGAAGGCATGACAGCTATTATTTCAGTAAAACTTCGCGAGCCGCAGTTTGAAGGCCAAACAAAAGCAAAACTAGGAAATACCGAAGCCCGCACCGCAGTGGACGCTGTAGTGTCAGAGGCTCTCGCATATTTCCTGGAAGAAAATCCATCAGACGCGCGCGCGATTTTGGAAAAATGTTTTCTCGCGGCAAAAGCTCGCAAGGCCGCCAAAGCCGCGCGCGAGCTTGTTATCCGCAAAGGCGCCTTGGAAGGTTTGACCCTTCCGGGCAAGCTTGCCGATTGCTCGTCTAAAGATCCGTCGCTGTCAGAGCTGTATATAGTAGAGGGAGACTCTGCGGGTGGCAGCGCTAAAATGGGACGCGACAGGCGATTCCAGGCAATTCTTCCTTTGCGCGGAAAGATATTAAACGTGGAGCGCGCGCGAGTAGACAAGATTCTTGCTTCAGAACAGATTAAGAATTTGGTTATCGCAATGAGCGCCGCAATCGGCGACGAGTTGAATCTAGAGAAACTGCGTTATCATCGTATTATCATCATGACTGATGCCGATGTTGACGGCGCGCATATCCGCACATTGCTTCTCACGTTATTTTTCCGTTATTATCCGCAAATTATTGAACGCGGCTATTTGTACATAGCCCAGCCGCCTTTGTTTAAGATACAGCTGGGAAAAAATGTGCGTTACGCCTATACCGACGAGCAGCGCGAAATAGCAACCGCGGAAATGATTAAGCAAAAAGAGGACCTTCGACAAGCTCAGGGTAAAAAGGGTAAGGGGAAAACCCTTCGACAAGCTCAGGGCAGGGAAGCGGAAGAGGTCGAGGAAGAGCCGGCGCCGGAAGCCGAAGAAGGTGCCCTTCGACAAGCTCAGGGTGAACAGGAGGAGCTTCAAGCAGGAGAGCAAAAAATTTCGGGTGTTTCAATCCAGCGCTACAAGGGTCTTGGTGAAATGAACCCAGAACAGCTTTGGGAAACAACCATGAACCCAGCCAACAGGAATATGTTCCAAGTATCTAGTGAAGACGCGAAAGAGTCCGACCGCATCTTTGATATCTTAATGGGCGCCGAAGTAGCCCCGCGCAAAAGGTTTATTCAAACCCATGCTAAGAAAGTGCAGAATTTGGATATATAA
- a CDS encoding serine hydroxymethyltransferase, whose protein sequence is MQKLTLKLNDKELEKLNAAEEKKQSEYINLIASENYMSPAVRMALSSVTANKYAEGYPGARYYPGCDEAIDPIERLTQDRALKAMKLSPKVWEVNVQPYSGSPANLEVLGALVKPKGHPDGADTVLGMALPVGGHLTHGHPVSFTGKFFNFVQYGLDTKGIINYDQIEKLAGEHKPRLIICGATAYSQKIDFKRFSEIAKKHGALLMADIAHIAGLVAGGVHPSPFPYCDVVTTTTHKTLRGPRGAMIFARKELMPAINKAVFPGMQGGPHNNNTLAIGVAFGEIMKPAFKTYAKQIVKNASVLAKELKKRNFTLVSGGTQNHLMLIDLQTKSVSGNEAQKILYSAGIIANRNSIPNDPRKPFDPSGIRMGTPALTTRGFKEKEILLVAQWIDEAISDPTAKNCARIKKRVQTLCKKFPPPGF, encoded by the coding sequence ATGCAAAAACTCACCCTCAAATTAAACGACAAAGAGCTGGAAAAGCTCAATGCCGCTGAAGAAAAAAAACAATCAGAATATATCAATCTTATTGCTTCTGAAAATTACATGTCCCCTGCCGTGCGCATGGCGCTTTCAAGCGTTACCGCCAATAAATATGCCGAAGGGTATCCCGGTGCGCGCTACTATCCTGGGTGCGACGAGGCGATCGACCCAATCGAGCGGCTCACGCAAGATCGCGCGCTTAAAGCCATGAAATTGTCGCCTAAAGTATGGGAAGTAAATGTACAACCGTATTCTGGCTCCCCCGCTAACCTCGAAGTTCTCGGCGCGCTGGTAAAACCAAAAGGGCACCCTGATGGCGCAGACACCGTGCTTGGCATGGCGCTTCCGGTAGGAGGGCATCTCACTCATGGCCACCCTGTTTCATTCACCGGCAAATTCTTCAACTTCGTGCAATACGGATTAGATACTAAAGGAATTATTAACTACGACCAAATAGAAAAACTAGCAGGAGAACACAAACCCCGCCTCATTATCTGCGGCGCCACTGCCTATTCGCAGAAAATAGATTTCAAGCGCTTCAGCGAAATTGCAAAAAAGCACGGCGCGCTTTTAATGGCAGACATCGCGCACATCGCCGGACTTGTCGCGGGCGGCGTCCACCCATCTCCATTTCCGTACTGCGATGTTGTAACAACCACCACGCACAAAACCCTGCGCGGGCCGCGCGGTGCCATGATTTTTGCCCGCAAAGAATTGATGCCTGCGATAAACAAAGCGGTATTTCCGGGCATGCAAGGCGGTCCGCATAACAACAACACTCTCGCAATTGGAGTTGCATTTGGAGAAATTATGAAGCCGGCATTTAAAACGTACGCAAAGCAGATAGTAAAAAATGCAAGCGTACTCGCCAAAGAACTCAAAAAAAGAAATTTTACGCTTGTTTCCGGCGGCACGCAGAACCATTTAATGTTAATTGATTTACAAACTAAATCCGTAAGCGGCAACGAGGCGCAAAAGATTCTTTATAGCGCGGGAATTATTGCAAATCGCAATTCAATTCCCAATGACCCACGCAAGCCGTTTGACCCATCTGGTATTCGCATGGGCACACCGGCGCTAACCACGCGCGGTTTCAAAGAGAAAGAAATTCTGCTGGTGGCGCAATGGATTGATGAAGCAATAAGCGACCCAACTGCAAAAAATTGCGCGCGCATAAAAAAACGAGTGCAAACGCTTTGTAAAAAATTCCCACCACCGGGATTTTAA
- a CDS encoding FAD-dependent thymidylate synthase translates to MAKRLLKRKEGTMPKRISSAPEKYAPFYSPPQFDEEARPVRGIASNGARWAVAPFVTSVEAPVYSFRSHLLPPQLLGALFSRASRAKGDLREVFYKEYLAPILHPQDTDREGQKIADELREIISFHYAHATPPYNTKRAYNFFAKWLAQYGDDSIAQMTSSNIVWAAASQPALKFLEDQRIGISPIEKSTRYVDYGAKVNGHYLYYTAPQLTGGEIGDEYSRVMDKLFAAYRAYIPELIELLQKDYPQEKHDVVEKKAFDVMRGLLPMATVSQVAFHGNAQALQYMITRCAAHPRAELQWFAREARKALDEEIPAMLLRLDDAPAKRYQKERIARKQRMATVMRNEFGPRDYEEQLGMPVVRLVEYDPQGQEKVITALLFDEGNSRLSWDTLFQKVCSWNDAKKERALKAHLSGRQARWEKIGRAFENAFVRFEIVMNAGAYRDLHRHRMHTSQRQRFTTHLGYELPPEIERYGFLSRVKRLMKEVENLFAKVEAVDTEIAQDAVTLSHLMRFYQYQNLRQFFWEGELRTISQGRPDYRWIEQEKYRLLLPVYPLILKYMLIDMNEYDFARRGVSERIQQKEEDLKGKLGNG, encoded by the coding sequence ATGGCAAAGCGTTTGTTAAAAAGAAAGGAAGGGACAATGCCAAAAAGAATATCATCTGCACCAGAGAAATATGCTCCCTTTTACTCTCCGCCACAATTTGACGAAGAAGCGCGCCCCGTTAGAGGCATTGCCTCTAACGGGGCGCGCTGGGCAGTCGCGCCGTTTGTTACAAGCGTGGAAGCGCCAGTATATTCATTTCGCAGCCATCTCCTTCCGCCTCAATTACTTGGGGCGTTGTTCTCGCGCGCCAGTCGCGCTAAAGGTGACTTGCGCGAAGTATTTTACAAAGAATATCTAGCGCCTATTCTTCATCCGCAAGATACAGATAGAGAAGGACAAAAAATAGCAGATGAACTTCGTGAAATTATTTCATTTCATTACGCGCACGCAACTCCGCCTTACAACACCAAGCGCGCGTATAATTTTTTTGCAAAATGGCTCGCGCAGTACGGCGATGATTCCATCGCGCAGATGACTTCGTCAAACATTGTGTGGGCGGCGGCTTCGCAACCGGCACTGAAGTTTTTGGAAGACCAGCGTATTGGCATTTCGCCAATTGAAAAATCCACTCGATACGTTGATTATGGCGCGAAAGTTAATGGACATTATCTTTATTACACTGCCCCGCAACTTACGGGCGGTGAAATAGGTGATGAGTATAGCAGGGTAATGGATAAGTTATTTGCGGCATACCGCGCGTATATCCCAGAGCTGATTGAACTTCTGCAAAAAGATTATCCACAAGAGAAACATGATGTTGTGGAGAAGAAAGCATTTGACGTGATGCGCGGACTTTTGCCTATGGCAACCGTGTCGCAAGTCGCATTTCATGGTAACGCTCAAGCTTTGCAATATATGATTACGCGTTGCGCCGCGCATCCTCGCGCGGAACTGCAGTGGTTCGCGCGGGAAGCGCGCAAGGCGCTTGATGAAGAAATTCCGGCAATGCTTCTGCGCCTTGATGACGCGCCAGCCAAGCGCTACCAGAAAGAACGCATAGCACGCAAACAGCGAATGGCTACTGTGATGAGAAACGAATTTGGCCCAAGGGATTATGAAGAGCAATTGGGCATGCCAGTCGTGCGGCTCGTGGAATATGACCCGCAAGGACAAGAGAAAGTCATCACCGCGTTATTGTTTGATGAAGGTAATTCGCGGCTATCATGGGATACTTTATTTCAGAAAGTCTGCTCTTGGAACGATGCTAAAAAAGAGAGGGCGCTGAAGGCTCATTTGAGTGGCAGGCAAGCGCGCTGGGAAAAAATTGGCCGCGCGTTTGAAAATGCGTTTGTGCGTTTTGAAATTGTAATGAACGCGGGCGCGTATCGCGACCTTCATCGCCATCGCATGCACACTTCTCAGCGCCAGCGTTTCACCACGCATCTTGGCTACGAGCTGCCGCCAGAAATTGAACGATACGGATTTTTGTCTCGCGTAAAAAGATTGATGAAAGAAGTGGAAAATCTTTTTGCAAAAGTAGAAGCTGTTGATACAGAAATCGCGCAGGACGCGGTAACGCTTTCTCACCTAATGCGTTTTTATCAGTATCAAAATTTGCGCCAATTTTTTTGGGAAGGTGAATTGCGTACGATCTCACAGGGGCGACCTGATTACCGCTGGATTGAGCAGGAAAAATATCGGTTGTTATTGCCAGTGTATCCTCTTATTTTAAAGTATATGCTAATTGATATGAATGAGTACGACTTTGCCCGCCGCGGAGTGTCGGAACGAATACAGCAGAAAGAAGAGGATTTGAAGGGAAAGCTGGGAAATGGTTAG